A genomic segment from Glycine soja cultivar W05 chromosome 18, ASM419377v2, whole genome shotgun sequence encodes:
- the LOC114394811 gene encoding uncharacterized protein LOC114394811, which yields MHIQTLSGHILETISSARFLLFQYGVVYKLHLTGNNTSLATTRGLPPGLVPISEPYFDGELPEVELIVVDTSKFDDATTPEPEHTNKEDKSELYKPKVSTWGVIRRPGNISKTFGGGRVICPGEVLESKEEKVVKEARTKQLLAAYNNKTGLNVDPKLKSECEELSIFSDIQILQPFFPSFIHAFPFYAHCWVFFVS from the exons ATGCATATCCAAACTTTGAGTGGTCATATTTTGGAGACAATTTCGAGTGCAAGGTTCTTATTGTTTCAATATGGTGTTGTGTATAAGCTGCATCTTACTGGAAACAATACATCACTTGCG ACGACTAGGGGATTGCCACCTGGACTGGTTCCTATTTCAGAACCTTACTTTGATGGTGAGTTGCCTGAGGTGGAGCTTATTGTTGTAGACACAAGCAAGTTTGATGATGCAACGACTCCAGAACCTGAACATACTAATAAGGAAGACAAGTCTGAACTTTACAAGCCAAAAGTTTCTACCTGGGGTGTCATTCGTAGACCTGGCAATATTTCAAAAACA TTTGGTGGTGGAAGAGTTATATGCCCAGGAGAGGTTCTAGAGagcaaagaagaaaaagttgtTAAAGAAGCACGCACAAAGCAGCTACTTGCTGCCTACAACAACAAAACTGGATTAAATGTTGATCCAAAGCTGAAATCTGAGTGCGAGGAGCTAAGCATATTTAGTGATATTCAAATATTACAAccattctttccttcttttattcaTGCCTTTCCTTTTTATGCACATTGTTGGGTGTTTTTTGTATCATAG
- the LOC114397007 gene encoding uncharacterized protein LOC114397007 — protein MHRKSSAGNLVPIDLEIEATCRRIIAERRRNFLQDIEATTILKEPQSSESSSSFPETRESDTTLLEANTKANEQPRRVTLEDYSIRIVGVPEDVVRLNLFSFSLSGEAKRWLHSFKCNSLRTWDEFVERFLKKYFLESKTANGKAVISSFHQFPDESLSETLERFRSLLRKTPTHGFSKPIQLNIFIDGLRPPSKQLLDASVGGKIKLKTLEEAMELIENMAASDHAILRDRTHYPTKKSLLEMSSQDALLLVAHFVVELMNQAIVCPLKNQHMKLIIWGNNQGRILMQVDFLDSNRASITTSSKISGEFTLVINSNKYQGGPSNRPPQQGPNLYERTTKLEETFAQFIQVSMSNHKSTESAIKKLEIQVGQLANQIADKSSAKFGANTKNNPKEECKAVMTCGKMATMAKEEKDEKIVDGDKQQLKLEITMPFEEALQQMPLCSKFQKDMLTQNSKYIHSDTIVVEGNYSVVIQRILPPKHNNPGSVNIPCSIGAVSVGKALIDLGTSKNLMLLSMCRRMGELEIMPTRMTLQLVDRSITKPYGVIEDVLVRVKHFTFPADFVVMDIEEDANIPLILGRSFMLTASCVVDIGRIKLEMGIEDQKISFDLFDEEKQLLDQNICLQVKEFEEKILKMASRKRKAAASRPQPYYDTHRFTSEDAWNRYADNILG, from the exons ATGCATAGAAAGTCCTCTGCAGGTAATCTCGTTCCAATAGACTTGGAAATCGAAGCAACTTGTAGAAGGATCATAGCAGAAAGGCGTAGAAATTTTTTGCAGGAtatagaagcaacaacaattcTTAAAGAACCACAGTCTTCAGAgtcatcttctagttttccagAGACAAGGGAATCAGATACAACATTGCTTGAAGCCAACACAAAGGCTAATGAGCAACCTAGACGAGTAACCCTTGAAGACTACTCAA TCAGAATTGTTGGAGTGCCCGAAGATGTTGTTAGGCTCAACTTATTTTCATTCTCACTATctggagaagccaagaggtggctgcATTCATTCAAATGTAATAGCTTGAGGACTTGGGATGAATTTGTGGAAAggtttttgaagaaatatttcctAGAGTCCAAGACTGCAAATGGAAAGGCTGTCATCTCTTCCTTTCACCAGTTCCcagatgaatctttgagtgaaacactagaAAGATTTCGTAGCTTGCTGCGGAAAACTCCTACTCATGGATTCTCTAAGCCCATACAactaaatattttcattgatgGGTTAAGGCCACCATCTAAACAGCTCTTAGATGCTTCTGTAGGGGGTAAGATAAAGCTTAAGACTCTTGAAGAAGCCATGGAACTAATTGAGAATATGGCTGCTAGTGATCATGCTATCTTGCGTGATAGAACACACTATCCCACCAAGAAGAGTTTATTAGAGATGTCATCACAAGATGCTCT gttgctGGTTGCACACTTTGTGGTGGAGCTCATGAATCAGGCTATTGTATGCCCATTGAAGAATCAACACATGAAGTTAATTATATGGGGAAACAACCAAGGTAGAATTTTAATGCAAGTGGATTTTCTGGATTCCAATAGGGCTAGCATTACAACCAGTAGCAAAATCAGTGGAGAATTCACCCTGGTAATCAATTCCAACAAATACCAGGGTGGACCATCAAATAGGCCGCCACAACAAGGGCCTAACCTCTATGAGAGGACAACAAAGCTAGAGGAGACTTTTGCTCAATTCATACAGGTTTCAATGTCAAATCACAAGAGTACTGAGTCGGCCATTAAAAAATTGGAGATCCAGGTGGGACAGTTAGCTAACCAAATAGCTGACAAGTCTTCCGCAAAATTTGGAGCcaacacaaaaaataatccAAAGGAAGAGTGCAAAGCTGTGATGACCTGTGGAAAAATGGCAACCATGGCTAAAGAAGAGAAGGACGAGAAGATAGTGGATGGAGATAAACAACAACTA AAGCTAGAGATCACCATGCCCTTCGAAGAGGCCTTACAGCAGATGCCACTTTGCTCTAAATTTCAGAAGGATATGCTAACCCAAAATAGCAAGTATATCCATAGTGACACAATAGTAGTGGAAGGAAACTATAGTGTTGTGATACAACgcatccttccacccaagcacaaCAATCCAGGCAGTGTCAATATACCTTGTTCGATCGGTGCAGTCTCAGTTGGTAAGGCTCTTATTGATTTAGGAACCAGCAAAAATTTGATGCTGCTCTCTATGTGTCGGAGGATGGGAGAGCTGGAGATAATGCCAACCAGAATGACTCTGCAGTTAGTTGATCGCTCCATCACCAAACCGTATGGAGTGATAGAAGACGTTTTGGTTCGAGTAAAGCACTTCACTTTCCCTGCCGACTTTGTGGTCATGGACATCGAGGAAGATGCTAATATCCCATTGATCTTGGGACGTTCGTTCATGCTAACCGCAAGCTGTGTGGTGGATATAGGAAGAATAAAGTTGGAAATGGGAATTGAAGATCAAAAGATCAGTTTCGATctatttgatgaagaaaaacaACTTTTGGACCAAAATATCTGCTTGCAGGTGAAGGAGTTTGAGGAAAAGATTCTGAAG ATGGCTTCTAGGAAAAGGAAAGCCGCAGCTTCCAGGCCCCAGCCTTACTACGATACTCACAGATTCACTTCTGAGGATGCCTGGAACCGCTACGCTGACAACATTCTTGGCTAG